The proteins below come from a single Leptospiraceae bacterium genomic window:
- a CDS encoding GMC family oxidoreductase, producing MSEIKYDFDFIAIGSGFGGSVSAHRLTEKGYKVGVLEMGKRYRTSDFPKSSWNVRKFLWLPFFKLFGFFRMTLFQHVFVLSGVGVGGGSLVYANTLLVPPDKVWNDPKWKELQNWQKIMPTYYALAKKMLGVVTNSYMGDADKVLQKTAELQGVGNTFYPTDVGVYFGQKGVTVPDPFFGGEGPERTGCELCGGCMVGCRYNAKNTLDKNYLYLAEKYGAQVIPESMVIDVKPIGGIVDGDKGYEITTKKSTSWFGKKTVYTTRGVVFSAGVLGTVRILSEAKENGSLPNLSKCLGEVVRTNSESIIAVRVRDKNLNMSDGVAIGSGVHIDEHTHIEATRYPNGSDAISMITTLLTNGKAGFTRPFTWLWVVITHPWKFLTMLIPFGFAKQSIILLCMQTLDGFIQLKRKRSIFSPFRKRLETENNTGVPIATYIPEANHFAEKMGEKFNGTPVTALSEIFLNVPTTAHIMGGAIMGASAEDGVIDSQNRVFNYKNMYVCDGSMIGANLGVNPSLSITAFSEHAMSHIKPKNKTDWNDRAV from the coding sequence ATGTCAGAAATAAAATATGATTTTGATTTCATTGCCATCGGTTCTGGATTCGGAGGTAGTGTTTCCGCACATCGTTTGACGGAAAAAGGTTATAAAGTGGGAGTTCTGGAAATGGGAAAACGTTATAGAACTTCAGATTTTCCAAAATCAAGTTGGAATGTTAGAAAATTCTTATGGCTCCCGTTTTTTAAATTATTTGGCTTCTTTCGCATGACGTTGTTTCAGCATGTGTTTGTTTTGAGTGGAGTAGGTGTAGGTGGTGGTTCTTTAGTCTACGCAAACACATTATTAGTTCCTCCAGATAAAGTATGGAATGACCCCAAATGGAAAGAACTCCAAAATTGGCAAAAGATAATGCCTACTTATTATGCTTTGGCAAAAAAAATGTTGGGCGTAGTTACCAATTCTTACATGGGAGATGCCGACAAGGTTTTACAAAAAACCGCCGAACTTCAGGGAGTTGGAAATACTTTTTACCCAACTGATGTGGGAGTTTACTTTGGTCAAAAAGGAGTCACCGTACCTGATCCTTTTTTTGGAGGCGAAGGACCTGAGAGAACTGGATGCGAGTTATGTGGTGGGTGTATGGTCGGTTGCCGTTATAATGCAAAAAATACTTTAGACAAAAATTATCTCTACCTTGCAGAAAAATATGGCGCACAAGTAATACCAGAATCTATGGTGATAGATGTAAAACCGATAGGCGGCATAGTTGATGGCGACAAAGGATATGAAATCACAACAAAAAAATCAACAAGTTGGTTTGGTAAAAAAACAGTGTACACTACTAGAGGAGTAGTATTTTCAGCCGGTGTTTTAGGAACAGTGCGGATTTTAAGTGAAGCAAAGGAAAATGGATCACTTCCTAACCTGAGCAAATGTCTAGGAGAAGTAGTCCGAACTAATTCTGAGTCAATTATCGCAGTAAGAGTTCGAGATAAAAATCTGAATATGAGTGATGGAGTGGCAATTGGATCAGGTGTTCATATCGATGAACATACACATATTGAGGCTACTCGATATCCAAATGGATCAGATGCAATTAGTATGATTACAACTTTATTGACGAACGGCAAAGCGGGATTTACCCGTCCATTTACTTGGTTGTGGGTTGTAATTACTCATCCATGGAAATTTCTTACAATGTTAATCCCATTTGGATTTGCCAAACAATCCATTATTCTACTCTGCATGCAAACACTCGATGGGTTTATTCAACTGAAACGCAAACGTTCTATATTCTCGCCTTTCCGAAAAAGATTAGAGACTGAGAATAATACCGGTGTTCCAATTGCGACCTACATTCCAGAAGCCAATCATTTTGCAGAAAAAATGGGCGAAAAATTCAACGGAACTCCGGTAACCGCACTTAGTGAAATTTTTCTAAACGTTCCGACTACCGCTCATATAATGGGTGGCGCGATAATGGGGGCAAGTGCAGAAGACGGAGTTATTGATAGTCAAAATCGAGTTTTTAATTATAAAAATATGTATGTTTGCGATGGAAGTATGATTGGGGCTAATTTAGGTGTAAACCCAAGTCTCTCTATCACTGCGTTTTCCGAACATGCAATGAGTCATATTAAACCAAAAAATAAAACGGATTGGAATGACAGAGCCGTTTAG
- a CDS encoding PAS domain-containing protein — translation MDNHKKTILLVEDNSIIAMHEKMQLEKIGYSIQLVMTGEDAIETVMNSYSNYDLILMDIDLGDGIDGTEAAKSILKVRDIPIVFLSSHTEPEIVEKTEKITSYGYVVKNSGIVILDASIKMAFKLYDTKMELIAAKEKAELNEYRLIEAQTATKVGSWQTDLFNFNVIWSEETFRIFEINPQTFKASHSAFLEFVHPEDREKVDEAFKKSFSNEDYNYIDHRIITSTGNVKYVEERWRIVKDSEGKPVLAVGTCQDISERKNAEVEIRKQLSEKEILLKEVHHRIKNNIASIEGLLSIQADSTSNEEVKIILQESITRIQSTRILYEKLLISKDYQELSIKNYIDSLIDSLFSVFPESKNIIIQKNITDFVLNSKKVIPVGIIINEVMTNIFKYAFKDNSNPIVKIELKKIENHITLTIQDNGIGIEERVEANTSPGFGLTLVRMLAEQLNGTYTIENDNGTKSVLKFEI, via the coding sequence TTGGATAATCATAAAAAGACCATCCTTCTTGTTGAAGATAATTCTATAATTGCTATGCATGAAAAAATGCAATTAGAGAAAATTGGGTATTCGATTCAACTCGTCATGACAGGTGAGGATGCTATCGAAACTGTAATGAACAGTTACAGCAATTATGATCTTATCCTTATGGACATTGATCTTGGGGATGGGATTGACGGCACTGAAGCCGCTAAAAGCATTTTAAAAGTAAGGGATATTCCAATTGTTTTTTTATCTTCCCATACAGAACCGGAAATAGTAGAAAAAACAGAAAAAATTACATCCTACGGATATGTTGTAAAAAATTCCGGAATAGTTATTTTGGATGCATCTATAAAAATGGCATTCAAACTATATGATACAAAGATGGAATTAATTGCGGCTAAGGAAAAAGCAGAATTAAATGAATATAGATTAATTGAAGCACAAACTGCAACAAAAGTCGGTAGTTGGCAGACTGATTTATTTAATTTTAATGTAATTTGGTCAGAAGAAACATTTCGAATTTTTGAAATAAATCCCCAAACATTTAAAGCATCACACTCTGCATTTTTGGAATTTGTTCATCCAGAAGATAGGGAAAAAGTGGATGAAGCTTTTAAAAAATCATTTAGTAATGAAGATTATAATTATATAGATCACAGAATTATTACCTCTACAGGAAATGTAAAATATGTAGAAGAACGTTGGCGCATAGTCAAAGATTCAGAAGGAAAACCAGTATTAGCCGTTGGAACTTGTCAGGATATTTCTGAACGTAAAAATGCGGAAGTAGAAATCAGAAAACAACTTTCAGAAAAGGAAATTCTTCTAAAAGAAGTCCATCATCGTATCAAGAATAATATTGCCTCTATAGAAGGTCTACTTTCAATTCAGGCGGATTCAACAAGTAATGAAGAAGTGAAAATTATTTTACAGGAATCGATCACACGAATTCAAAGCACTCGTATTCTTTATGAAAAATTATTAATCAGCAAAGATTATCAAGAATTATCAATTAAAAATTACATTGATAGTCTGATAGATTCGCTGTTTTCGGTATTTCCTGAAAGTAAAAATATTATTATTCAGAAGAATATTACCGATTTTGTTCTTAATTCTAAGAAAGTCATACCAGTAGGTATCATCATAAATGAAGTGATGACTAATATTTTCAAATACGCATTCAAAGATAATTCTAACCCCATTGTCAAAATCGAACTCAAAAAAATCGAAAATCATATTACATTAACTATTCAGGATAATGGAATTGGTATAGAGGAAAGGGTAGAAGCTAATACATCGCCAGGATTCGGTCTTACCCTTGTTCGTATGTTAGCAGAACAACTGAATGGAACATATACTATCGAAAATGACAATGGGACAAAAAGTGTTTTGAAATTTGAAATATAA
- a CDS encoding SpoIIE family protein phosphatase: MKFLFEKLKSKILLLFTAPKGVDLRFQRYYVSTNSIYVLAGLIHFLFIFFFAIVGAPELMYFNMGSVLWFVLSIWINRKQFLVTSLYMCFSEVFAHAIVATIYFGWGAGYQYYALLFSTGIFLLPPGRIIQKFSSILIACIAFSGLFYYSSTHPPIYVWESPYLEIVNVSNIIFSSLFHAGFAYYFTWSANQAENSLENEHKAQTAFFQNISHELRTPLTLISGPAEIAFRKGETINNDELKMIVNNARRLTRLVNQLLDIQKITAGKMSLQTESIEVSKYIQTVLESFLPYSTKKNIQLEAIITTSELYVDADIEQIDKCIYNFVSNALKFTPTGGRIVISLERNESDVIVSVTDNGVGIEEKQLQRLFSRYGISTASLTREQEGTGLGLSLVKEIIELHGGKVGCVSKLNEGSKFFFTLPLSKNQTPAKFVPSLYKSRNQDLTEFQQTKPSNTNTTKINYKSGLHILIVEDNPDLRSYLGSIFTREGFRTSVASDGQEGFEMAIELKPDLIITDLMMPKKSGLDLIQDVRRTSHITYIPIILLTAKADEQTRKEVTEEGANFFLAKPFSDIELISIVNNAIKLKENERYLEKEKIKLQKLQSNFLQTPPSHWSSLKIDLIFQPTEIVSGDYYFFQDWGNGNYGVHIFDVSGHGVAAGVIVGMLHLILSSPDIPKDNPGNFLEHINQILYSHTGGYFVTGISLFYDTKKKSVQIARAGHPNPIYIQNDNIKNLDYPAGKALGIFPDAQIQFLEFPVQSNDDIFLYSDGWIEIANSEQKFWEGNGWENTLIESNRFPNFSEFVLQQASAFHGDNQFEDDLTLIRIKIL, from the coding sequence ATGAAGTTTTTGTTTGAAAAATTAAAAAGTAAAATATTGTTATTGTTTACAGCACCTAAAGGTGTTGATTTACGATTTCAAAGATACTATGTATCAACTAATTCGATCTATGTATTAGCGGGACTGATACATTTTTTATTTATCTTCTTTTTTGCTATAGTCGGAGCGCCCGAATTGATGTATTTCAATATGGGAAGCGTTTTATGGTTTGTATTATCCATCTGGATTAACCGTAAACAATTTCTTGTAACATCCCTTTACATGTGTTTTTCGGAAGTATTTGCTCATGCTATTGTTGCAACGATTTATTTTGGATGGGGAGCGGGTTATCAGTATTATGCACTTCTTTTCTCGACGGGAATTTTTCTATTACCACCGGGACGAATCATCCAAAAATTTTCATCTATCTTAATTGCTTGTATCGCTTTCTCAGGACTTTTTTATTATTCATCAACTCATCCACCAATCTATGTTTGGGAGTCTCCATACCTAGAAATTGTAAATGTTTCTAATATTATATTTTCTTCTTTATTTCATGCTGGTTTCGCTTACTATTTTACATGGTCAGCCAATCAAGCAGAAAACTCTCTCGAAAACGAACACAAAGCACAAACTGCATTTTTTCAAAATATTTCGCACGAACTAAGAACTCCTCTTACTTTGATATCGGGTCCCGCGGAGATTGCGTTTCGAAAAGGCGAAACCATCAACAACGATGAATTGAAAATGATTGTGAATAATGCAAGAAGATTGACTCGACTTGTAAACCAACTCCTCGACATTCAAAAGATCACCGCAGGGAAAATGTCTTTACAAACAGAGTCCATAGAAGTTTCGAAGTATATACAAACTGTTCTCGAATCTTTTTTGCCGTATTCCACAAAAAAAAATATACAATTAGAAGCAATTATTACCACCTCTGAATTGTACGTAGATGCCGACATTGAACAGATTGATAAATGTATTTATAACTTCGTATCCAATGCACTAAAGTTTACACCTACTGGTGGGAGAATAGTGATTAGCCTCGAAAGAAATGAATCAGATGTAATAGTCTCTGTCACGGACAATGGAGTGGGCATAGAAGAGAAACAACTACAAAGACTTTTTTCACGTTATGGGATCAGCACGGCTTCCCTTACAAGAGAACAAGAAGGCACAGGACTTGGACTTTCTTTGGTGAAAGAAATTATAGAATTACACGGAGGAAAAGTAGGCTGTGTGAGTAAACTAAATGAAGGGTCAAAATTCTTTTTTACATTACCCTTAAGCAAAAATCAAACTCCCGCTAAATTTGTTCCTTCTTTATATAAATCCAGAAATCAGGATTTGACAGAGTTTCAACAAACCAAACCTTCAAATACAAATACCACAAAAATCAATTACAAATCTGGGTTACATATCTTGATTGTAGAAGACAATCCTGATCTTCGGTCTTACCTTGGATCTATCTTTACCCGCGAAGGTTTTAGAACTAGTGTAGCCTCCGATGGACAAGAAGGTTTTGAAATGGCGATAGAATTAAAACCTGATTTAATTATTACAGACTTGATGATGCCTAAAAAATCTGGATTGGACTTAATTCAAGACGTTAGGCGCACTTCGCATATCACTTATATACCAATTATACTTCTGACAGCAAAAGCAGATGAACAAACAAGGAAAGAAGTAACAGAAGAAGGTGCGAATTTCTTTCTTGCCAAACCATTTTCCGATATTGAATTAATTTCTATCGTAAACAATGCAATAAAACTAAAAGAAAATGAAAGATACTTAGAAAAAGAAAAAATAAAACTACAAAAACTTCAATCTAATTTTTTACAAACTCCTCCAAGTCACTGGTCTTCTTTAAAAATCGATTTGATCTTTCAACCAACGGAAATAGTATCCGGTGATTATTATTTTTTCCAAGATTGGGGAAATGGAAATTATGGGGTACACATTTTTGACGTTAGTGGACATGGTGTAGCAGCCGGAGTGATTGTGGGTATGTTACATCTAATACTTTCCTCTCCCGATATTCCAAAAGACAATCCCGGAAATTTTTTGGAACATATCAATCAAATTTTGTATTCTCACACAGGTGGGTATTTTGTAACTGGGATTTCTTTATTCTACGATACAAAAAAGAAATCAGTTCAAATCGCTCGTGCAGGACATCCAAATCCAATCTACATTCAAAATGATAACATAAAGAACTTGGATTATCCCGCCGGCAAAGCTCTGGGAATTTTTCCCGATGCACAAATCCAATTTTTAGAATTTCCAGTTCAATCAAATGACGATATATTTTTGTATTCTGATGGGTGGATAGAAATTGCCAATTCCGAACAAAAATTTTGGGAAGGAAATGGCTGGGAAAATACACTTATAGAATCGAACCGTTTCCCTAATTTTTCTGAATTTGTATTGCAACAGGCATCCGCTTTTCATGGAGATAATCAGTTTGAAGATGACCTCACTTTGATTAGGATAAAGATTCTTTAA
- a CDS encoding DoxX family protein, whose amino-acid sequence MSKIPMIVRYLMGLIFFVFGLNGFLHFIDPGLKGAPLDFIMTLVNSGYLMTLIKITEIIVGVMLLANLYVPLALVMIAPISLNIFLFHAFLEPQGLPVGIALVVFNVYLGYVNRSAYAGMLKK is encoded by the coding sequence TTGTCAAAAATACCGATGATTGTTAGATATTTAATGGGACTGATTTTTTTTGTTTTTGGATTGAATGGATTTTTACATTTCATAGATCCAGGTCTAAAGGGGGCACCACTTGATTTTATAATGACTTTAGTTAATTCAGGTTATTTAATGACTCTAATTAAAATCACTGAAATCATAGTCGGAGTAATGCTTCTGGCAAATCTATATGTTCCGCTTGCCCTAGTAATGATAGCACCAATTAGTTTAAACATTTTTCTATTCCATGCATTTTTAGAACCACAGGGTTTACCTGTAGGTATTGCCTTAGTCGTATTTAATGTATACTTAGGATATGTAAACCGATCTGCTTACGCAGGTATGCTAAAGAAGTAA
- a CDS encoding ankyrin repeat domain-containing protein, translating to MNWLKTIFSSNKKTDHPTDLHYACADNGGIEQLRKVLESKPNLEAKDAQGKTALFWAIEYGRIDCFELLLESGANPNAQDQDGVTCLNIAKSSSGLTEFSDALFRFNVDPTIKDKHGKLYLM from the coding sequence ATGAATTGGTTAAAAACTATTTTTTCTTCAAACAAAAAAACGGATCATCCCACAGACTTGCATTATGCTTGTGCGGACAATGGCGGTATAGAACAATTGAGAAAAGTTTTGGAATCAAAACCAAACTTAGAAGCAAAAGATGCCCAAGGAAAAACAGCATTGTTCTGGGCAATCGAATACGGTCGAATAGACTGTTTTGAACTTTTGTTAGAATCAGGGGCAAATCCAAACGCACAGGATCAAGACGGAGTAACCTGTCTAAATATTGCGAAATCATCTAGCGGACTAACGGAATTTTCCGACGCATTATTTCGATTTAATGTAGATCCAACTATTAAGGATAAACATGGTAAGCTGTATTTAATGTGA
- a CDS encoding alpha/beta hydrolase, whose product MISGGDKNKAGKINSLNTSLLAGYFLLNGGNNQVSNAPSVQRNSTYTVSKTTHVYAQGLSHSNWGTAITTVVDLSLDLFLPENAPQNRPAMILIHGGGFFTGSKEDTNIVGMANYFTSRGWVCISINYRLAAARGTLSTAWGTYVLNNIISTDREQSYAMYPAARDAKAALRWLYANATTYKINTNYMTALGGSAGSFLANMLGITNVSDFRDETLTLTDTTLSTTNLTAGSKIHTVIDHWGGINHMTYLEAITTQSRFDINDPPISIVHGTADVDVPFTQGEALRDAYISTGAAYEFNPLVGAGHGAWTATINGKSLSENAYNFIVSKQSLKVIE is encoded by the coding sequence ATGATATCCGGTGGAGATAAAAACAAAGCTGGAAAAATCAATTCGCTAAATACATCACTTCTTGCGGGATATTTTTTGTTAAATGGAGGGAATAATCAAGTAAGTAATGCACCTTCCGTTCAGCGGAATTCTACTTATACAGTTTCCAAAACCACTCATGTTTACGCTCAGGGGTTAAGTCACTCCAATTGGGGGACTGCAATAACCACAGTAGTTGATTTAAGTCTAGATTTATTTTTACCTGAAAACGCACCCCAAAATAGACCGGCAATGATTCTCATTCATGGGGGTGGTTTTTTTACTGGATCAAAAGAAGATACAAATATAGTGGGCATGGCCAATTATTTTACAAGTCGCGGCTGGGTTTGTATTTCCATCAATTATCGATTAGCCGCTGCACGTGGGACACTTTCAACAGCATGGGGAACTTACGTTTTAAATAACATCATCTCTACGGATCGGGAACAAAGTTATGCGATGTATCCAGCTGCTAGGGATGCTAAGGCAGCTCTTCGTTGGTTGTATGCAAACGCGACAACGTATAAAATTAACACCAACTACATGACAGCACTTGGTGGATCTGCGGGATCATTTTTAGCAAACATGCTTGGAATTACGAACGTTAGTGATTTTCGTGATGAGACTTTGACTTTGACGGATACTACTCTTTCTACTACTAATCTTACGGCAGGCTCAAAGATTCATACTGTAATTGATCATTGGGGCGGTATTAACCATATGACCTATCTGGAAGCAATCACAACTCAATCTAGATTTGATATAAATGATCCACCTATCAGCATTGTCCATGGCACAGCCGATGTCGACGTACCCTTTACCCAAGGCGAGGCACTAAGAGATGCTTACATTTCTACAGGAGCGGCTTATGAGTTTAATCCCCTAGTTGGGGCTGGACATGGTGCATGGACTGCCACTATTAATGGTAAGTCCTTATCTGAGAATGCATATAATTTTATTGTATCTAAGCAGAGTCTAAAAGTAATCGAGTAG
- a CDS encoding DUF4281 domain-containing protein: MYELLFTILSFSPGPFWLILAFAPKHKQGMRAFDIYLILLSAVFALLTIPMIPELLPVIASPKLPLIQQFLSSERGTVGTWNHMILGDLWIGRWVTHDSLQNQVSWFIRLPILLVILFFGPVGLFFYFVYRVLFLKKLWILTDNE; encoded by the coding sequence ATGTACGAACTTCTATTTACAATTCTCAGTTTTTCACCCGGACCATTTTGGTTAATTTTGGCTTTTGCACCAAAACATAAACAAGGAATGCGAGCGTTTGATATATATTTAATTTTACTTTCTGCCGTTTTTGCTCTTTTGACAATCCCAATGATTCCGGAACTTTTACCTGTAATCGCATCTCCTAAACTGCCTTTGATTCAACAATTTTTATCTTCTGAACGCGGGACTGTTGGAACTTGGAATCATATGATTCTTGGTGATTTATGGATTGGTCGGTGGGTTACTCATGATTCGCTACAGAACCAAGTCTCTTGGTTTATTAGATTGCCGATTCTTTTAGTAATTCTTTTTTTTGGTCCTGTAGGTCTTTTCTTTTACTTTGTCTATCGAGTTCTTTTTCTGAAAAAACTTTGGATTCTTACGGATAATGAATGA
- a CDS encoding bacteriohemerythrin, with the protein MNQLNNSNQQVIKKNRKEKSKKELTKDTFSRFIPNEYLKFLKKKEFWEIKLGDHLSQDMTVLFADIRSFTSMAEKIPSKEIFDFLNQFYTHMNLIIERNNGIIDKYIGDALLAIFPNSVEDAINCAIEMQLDIQEREFIINNRPKKIEIGIGIHYGEVLLGVLGSENRMQTTVISDIVNTASRLESLSKIYGAPIIISEDVIECITEPTKYHIRFLDNAYIRGKEEQTFICEVYNIDYPEQIELKDQTKQQFDNAVIIYQNGQYQKAWEIFLKILTVNPRDKAAIFFLNRTATYLVEGIKITPEAKVDYITWNDSWNTNIDVVDYQHKVLFDVINDLERAIQFNIERESLKRIINNLKIYTYTHFTMEEELMRAAAYSDFTAHKQQHTKFIAEIEKVEEELRTGSANVGRKTLDFLFVWLRAHILKSDKDGYAPLVRDMISNHKKI; encoded by the coding sequence ATGAATCAATTAAATAATTCTAATCAGCAAGTTATAAAAAAAAATCGCAAAGAAAAAAGCAAAAAAGAATTAACCAAGGATACATTTAGCCGTTTTATACCAAATGAATACTTAAAATTTCTAAAGAAAAAAGAATTCTGGGAAATCAAACTAGGCGACCATCTGAGTCAGGATATGACTGTTCTATTTGCTGACATACGATCATTTACCTCTATGGCAGAAAAAATTCCTTCAAAAGAAATCTTTGATTTTCTAAATCAATTTTATACTCATATGAATTTGATTATAGAGCGAAACAACGGAATCATCGATAAATATATTGGTGATGCGTTACTCGCCATATTTCCAAACTCGGTAGAGGATGCAATTAACTGTGCCATAGAAATGCAATTGGACATTCAAGAAAGAGAGTTTATAATCAATAACAGGCCTAAAAAAATTGAAATAGGAATTGGAATTCACTACGGCGAAGTATTATTAGGCGTTCTAGGAAGCGAAAATCGAATGCAAACTACTGTCATTTCTGATATTGTAAATACTGCATCGCGTTTAGAATCCCTGTCCAAAATTTACGGTGCTCCTATCATTATAAGTGAGGATGTAATTGAATGTATCACTGAACCGACAAAATACCATATTCGATTTTTGGATAACGCGTATATAAGAGGAAAGGAAGAACAGACTTTTATCTGCGAAGTGTATAACATAGATTATCCGGAGCAGATAGAACTAAAGGATCAAACCAAACAGCAGTTTGACAATGCAGTAATCATTTATCAGAACGGACAATACCAAAAAGCTTGGGAAATATTCTTGAAAATTCTCACGGTCAACCCAAGAGATAAGGCAGCAATATTTTTTTTGAATCGAACGGCAACTTATTTAGTAGAGGGAATTAAAATTACTCCGGAAGCTAAAGTCGATTACATCACTTGGAACGATTCTTGGAATACAAATATTGATGTTGTGGATTATCAACATAAGGTGCTATTTGATGTAATCAATGATTTGGAACGAGCGATTCAATTTAATATCGAAAGGGAATCTCTCAAAAGAATTATCAACAATCTAAAAATATACACCTACACACATTTTACAATGGAAGAGGAGTTAATGAGAGCAGCCGCCTATTCCGACTTCACTGCGCACAAACAACAACATACCAAATTTATCGCAGAAATTGAAAAAGTAGAAGAAGAACTTCGGACTGGTAGTGCAAATGTTGGTCGAAAGACATTGGATTTCTTATTTGTATGGTTACGAGCGCATATTCTAAAATCCGACAAAGACGGTTACGCACCATTAGTCAGAGATATGATTTCTAATCATAAAAAAATTTGA